One window from the genome of Deinococcus cellulosilyticus NBRC 106333 = KACC 11606 encodes:
- a CDS encoding MATE family efflux transporter → MVHPPFLKDILKIAIPVSLESVGQLMLGFIDQVMVATLGAIAVAAVGLANSITFVFIMALAGLANASAVLSARAFGAGNHNLLSQLVNVGLLLGLLFSGIVMVPLWTFSTEILQLGSNDPELTRTADGFLKIMLLALPLMVTGAVCTGVLRSLSKAKVPLHATLFSMVINTVLAYLFVFTLQWGVQGAAWATFAAQLFKAVYLLIQLYRHPSVHWISITPARIQETAKDLLPLSVPMMATATLWAFSLFLYNVLLGKMGTHAIAAYQIIRSVEGLFVVWSAGLAAAATTLVGQALGQNNIPLAQNRVLSIQKTGLLTGAITGVLFFGASYLLPIFYPKVGETVLHLAFIGMIMNSFFQAVKVQNMIHGSAVLPSTGDPRGVLVGDVVSAYLVGLPLAAVLGLWMGWGLPGVLGAHLFSELIKLAIFYGRYRRVNWKVLEAA, encoded by the coding sequence ATGGTTCACCCCCCCTTCCTGAAAGACATCCTCAAAATCGCCATCCCCGTCAGTCTGGAATCGGTGGGACAGCTCATGCTCGGTTTCATTGACCAGGTGATGGTCGCCACCCTCGGGGCCATTGCTGTGGCCGCCGTGGGCCTTGCCAACAGCATCACTTTTGTGTTCATCATGGCCCTTGCCGGGCTTGCCAATGCCAGTGCTGTCCTCTCTGCAAGGGCGTTCGGGGCAGGGAACCACAACCTGCTCTCACAACTGGTCAATGTGGGGTTGCTGCTTGGACTCCTTTTTTCTGGCATCGTGATGGTTCCGCTGTGGACCTTCTCCACCGAAATCCTGCAACTCGGCAGCAACGACCCTGAACTCACCCGCACGGCAGACGGTTTCCTGAAAATCATGCTGCTGGCCCTTCCCCTGATGGTCACTGGAGCGGTGTGTACTGGCGTTCTGAGATCGCTCAGCAAGGCCAAAGTGCCTCTGCATGCAACCCTTTTCAGCATGGTCATCAACACTGTGCTGGCCTACCTGTTTGTCTTCACCCTGCAGTGGGGGGTGCAGGGGGCAGCCTGGGCCACTTTCGCAGCACAGCTCTTCAAAGCCGTGTACCTGCTCATTCAGCTGTACCGTCACCCTTCCGTGCACTGGATTTCCATCACCCCTGCCCGCATCCAGGAAACCGCAAAAGACCTGCTGCCCCTCAGCGTTCCCATGATGGCCACAGCCACCCTGTGGGCGTTCAGCCTGTTTCTGTACAACGTGCTGCTCGGCAAGATGGGCACCCACGCCATTGCGGCCTACCAGATCATCCGCTCCGTGGAGGGTCTGTTTGTGGTATGGTCCGCAGGACTCGCTGCCGCAGCCACCACCCTCGTCGGGCAGGCCCTCGGGCAGAACAACATTCCACTGGCCCAGAACCGGGTGCTGTCCATCCAGAAAACCGGGCTCCTCACCGGAGCCATCACGGGCGTGCTGTTCTTCGGGGCTTCCTATCTGCTGCCCATCTTCTATCCGAAGGTCGGAGAGACCGTGCTGCACCTGGCCTTCATTGGCATGATCATGAATTCCTTCTTTCAGGCCGTGAAAGTGCAGAACATGATCCATGGCAGTGCCGTTCTGCCCAGCACCGGAGACCCCCGAGGGGTTCTTGTGGGCGATGTGGTCTCGGCCTATCTGGTGGGCCTGCCCCTTGCAGCGGTCTTGGGTCTGTGGATGGGCTGGGGCCTGCCTGGCGTGCTGGGGGCGCACCTCTTCAGCGAACTGATCAAACTGGCCATCTTTTATGGCCGCTACCGCAGGGTCAACTGGAAGGTGCTGGAGGCCGCCTGA
- the kynU gene encoding kynureninase, whose amino-acid sequence MLRQDFIYPEGIYLDGNSLGLTSHASVQAIGRRLQEWQEQAVNGWESWFGLAETLSPTLADLMGARPEEVIATGSITMNLHALLATFYQPTAQKKHLVATALDFPSDLYALQSWAERHDAELRLIPSRDGYTLNDEDIAAAFQEDVALVLLPTVLYASGQLLDIQKYALLAQQKNIVLGVDAAHSAGSVPHHLHAWGVDFAVWCSYKYLNAGPGAPGGLFVHEKHFDRLPGLRGWWGHQKASTFEMRSYFTPEHGAGAYQISTPSILALAGLEGALEAFRKVGIEEIRARSLELTTHFMKLLDEHTPELRVVTPREVHRRGGHVSVQHPQARLLSLALREKGIVPDFRAPDILRMAPVALYNTEEELQQTVQVLRELLDTRSYMAFEQKSTRVV is encoded by the coding sequence ATGCTTAGACAGGACTTCATTTACCCCGAGGGGATCTATCTGGACGGCAATTCGCTGGGCCTCACCTCCCATGCCAGCGTGCAGGCGATTGGCCGCAGATTGCAGGAATGGCAGGAGCAGGCCGTGAACGGCTGGGAAAGCTGGTTTGGCCTTGCCGAAACCCTCAGTCCCACCCTGGCAGACCTGATGGGAGCACGGCCTGAAGAGGTGATTGCCACAGGCAGCATCACCATGAACCTGCATGCCCTGCTTGCCACCTTTTACCAGCCCACAGCCCAGAAGAAGCATCTGGTGGCCACTGCACTGGATTTCCCCAGTGACCTGTATGCCCTGCAGTCCTGGGCAGAGCGCCATGACGCCGAGTTGCGCCTGATTCCTTCGCGAGACGGTTACACCCTGAATGATGAAGACATTGCTGCTGCATTCCAGGAGGATGTGGCCCTGGTCTTGCTCCCAACGGTGCTTTATGCCAGTGGGCAGTTGCTGGACATCCAAAAGTACGCTTTGCTGGCCCAGCAGAAGAACATTGTGCTGGGGGTGGATGCGGCCCACTCTGCAGGTTCTGTGCCCCACCACCTGCACGCCTGGGGCGTGGATTTTGCGGTGTGGTGCAGCTACAAATACCTGAATGCGGGTCCGGGTGCACCCGGTGGCCTTTTTGTGCATGAGAAGCACTTTGACCGCCTCCCTGGCCTGAGGGGATGGTGGGGCCACCAGAAAGCCAGCACCTTCGAGATGCGCTCTTACTTCACACCCGAGCATGGAGCAGGTGCGTACCAGATCAGCACCCCGAGCATTCTGGCCCTGGCCGGACTTGAAGGGGCACTTGAAGCGTTCAGGAAGGTGGGCATTGAAGAGATCCGGGCACGTTCCCTGGAACTCACCACGCATTTCATGAAGCTTCTGGATGAACACACCCCTGAACTCCGGGTGGTGACCCCCAGAGAGGTGCACCGCAGGGGAGGCCATGTCAGTGTGCAGCATCCCCAGGCGAGACTGCTCAGTCTGGCCCTCAGGGAAAAAGGAATTGTGCCGGACTTCCGGGCCCCGGACATCCTGCGCATGGCTCCGGTGGCCCTGTACAACACCGAAGAGGAGCTGCAACAGACGGTTCAGGTGCTGCGGGAACTGCTCGACACCCGCTCCTACATGGCTTTTGAACAGAAAAGCACCCGGGTGGTCTGA